In a genomic window of Pseudomonas putida:
- a CDS encoding VCBS domain-containing protein, whose product MSETPRLFSGLHLRPQRQALALEPRILFDGAAASAAADQHHSNPVDAAHPATDPAATPATPTEARPATEPAPSAARSLLVIDSRIENREQLMAQLPGNVTAIVVNAGEDGLAAISAALAQLGKVDSIQVLSHGASGQFTLGNRTITADNVDQLGKTLEQWRNNLTQGADIQLYGCDIGAGVAGRTLVTEIARWTGADVGASSNDTGSAKAGGDWTLETRVGDIDKSIALSSVAMAHFDGLLADAAPTVTLPAAGSDVLLGDNFSFTVNFNNTSTQPGFAPFINLALPATGKDGDDGVNFISATYLGQNLVTHTVTFDAAGNATHPLAKDANGNFLIINAASFGMRAGDKLVVIELPFASVTNQQPIIPVQITASLSNLADTDFSNGSPDLTIRASGGFQFGNDALDNPTNDPSLIQVGGAAFVVHPTVITFDETITTPEGETATGPNYGRTLTVTVTPAPGQTLSHVIVTQPLPDNIQVTAITPGPGGRLTSITLHDGTVVTDPVAIAALIASDTVYINSFTVEYDSLTAATNTQVAFYVPEVDANGQAIINPVTGDAVTITLGAPTASGQWAPLDPRDVVAPNTTIDFTGTGRPTDFIAKSITLLKQVTLQTDIGQTGITPGDTLQYTLNLAISDYFAFGKDFFNEGQLVIRDQLSDGQTLTGTPTLTVTLNGVPQTITLVTTTVVNADGSTSMVFDIAQSLRNAFSNIRGWLNGDLAFDDTLEGAVLAVLSYSAVVGQTYKPPSGAPHSEINEGDEIGNTAVVDGTLLQDIFNLTGQSETDGSATTSVIPTNTVDINIVEVNNGTPPASGELRPGDEVTFELTYDLVTGDYEQFKLTAYLPLPLFDVTGVTWANGSDPNQWQIGPGNTNAGGVLTVTSAAGNSVVFDFGSFVTADTTGSRIVVRFTVRVGDQPFADQRSLDVLAQSSQQTTLTDRTLISSDVVAIVSVAEPVLAIKHGVVSSTNGTVSNTTGSWNAPGTTGVPFNGSVTDLAAVDGNITGIDGGDTLRLVTAIENTGGGGAFDVTTSITLPTGLSFVGGSLAAANLQIYRGDGTALVLGVDYSVNGNQITFLDAGGQATLLAGRSGTAADTSGANLVVISYDVVVSSTIEASRSLQSTATLSNYASVNNGTDFTPTDLTDLSSQQVAAPVITKVFADGTLDNGDSSATHTTGSDLVIGESMRYDIVVTLPEGSTQTLRIDDLIPPGMRLDTTFNGGLGYQIITTRAGSGALGADFAGSIVVSGFAGQGGTLGDDGVDARWTFSVSGATADNQTGNNTFVIRLQLVANNVIANQANKALQNSAQLTFSDPDSDTPNGNVAVDRTVALTGGQPTVTVREPTLTVTQVLTSTSGLGGYDQGDTVTFTITLTNGTGGSDFNAFDITFLDNLPTQLDNIILTGKLYLGGATNNGGVDFEIVNGQLRTVNGANIDIAKGGSIVLSLSGVVNATAASQSNFANVATVQWTSLDGTQAGERTGVDGPLNGGTLNDYRNSSVLVVPVAQAIQISRVGGLPDTAAPAPTTAPVEAVTIGEVIRYRVVVLVPEGNNPNYQIQITLANGLQFISPDALVNALRIGFISNGGLVSDANLIVGGTLAIDGNENSPEALPITPDLLGLGPTGVFDPSRLTVVTNPDGSQTITFNLGNVVNGNGTDDDLEGVVLEFNVRVANQASNLAGAQLGASALEIVNGAGRAASNTILERIVEPSFSGLDKQVVAFDPNPTGTTGTATVQLSFTQNGGLPAFDAQVVDNFAGGSNYTLISVTINGTTFGPGNLPAGVTFSTTGGLSVNFDQLDVGAQIQVRYQVTLPNNAIVASSNATLTWSSLPEDFTSWGGNSVGIDGTINGERTGSTVGPNQYILRDNAGLGVITGTLWNDTASATGSTVPDGPGLAGQTVTLTWAGADGQLGTTADNLVFTTVTDANGQYHFGVLPLGVFRIDAPPGLVTFPQPVGDLRVRIDSDGGTLGQITISLGDADTQAANAGYVEQNDAPVNTLPGTQQGLEDVPLNIGGISVADVDVDRDPNVADRNISVTLSVLHGTLSLGTTLPGVTVTGANTASLTLSGTLADVNSVLASLRYLGNQDFNGTDTLTVVSNDQGNFGDANGDGLPGTPADALTDTDTLQIILAPVNDPPIGVDDVATAVEAGGTNNNVIGVDPTGQLLANDTDVDIATNADKLHVFSVASVNNGGAQTPVQAVTVITGQYGRLIVGTNGAYQYIVDNNNPLVQALRLSGQTLTDSFDYVLADLAGATDIARLTVTIQGANDTPVGVDDNNVAIEAGGVRNGTPGSNAVGNVLTNDTDVDTVANGETKTVTAVRPVPEAGTGPITPVTGPTVVAGLYGTLTINTDGNYTYVIDNNNVTVQRLSAGDQLIEFFSYRVTDAGGLNDVAQLRIVIQGANDNPVASDDAADAQAASTNGNATESNPTGNVILFPSRPGTVDNGIDTDVDAADQPSGQLHVDGVINKSEATFDPVNDVLTGVTAGTSQANGTVVVGQFGTLRIGADGSFFYDVDSTNATVQGLQAGQTLTEFFTYRVVDSKGLTDTAQLVITVHGVNDPPVAQNVIAIATEAGGLNNGTPGVNPTGDVTANAFDPDGDPLTVTLIRAGAESAGGASVPVVAGGTVVVGLYGTLTINPDGSYSYVVDNNNADVQALRRSTDLLLERFTYTISDGVNPNPETDTAEIIVLISGKNDNPVATDDTATAIEAGGLNNNQPGVDPTGNVLTNDTDVDGGEIPADLPAHDYGETRAVASVRTGVEGSTSPDGILGTELRGAFGWLTLNADGSYSYRLDNSMAAVQALRAGNTLVDNFNYSVIDAAGAQDIATLTITIQGANDTPVAQNDVNTAIEAGGLNNAIPGINPSGNVLANDTDVDGNGEVLSVIGVRQGASVGVIGSGLAGAFGTLTLGANGNYSYVLDNSNPQVQALRTNGDVLTETFTYQIRDLAGATSTATLTITIRGSNDNPLAVDDSTVAVEAGGTANAIPGIDPTGNVLTNDTDVDANDTKTVTDIRTGTEVAGGTFTGVTTSQVLNGLYGTLTINANGSYSYVVNNNLAAVQALKVGDSLVETFTYRIRDTAGATDIAQLNIRIDGAWDAPVATNDVAVAVADNGAGNSVNPTRNVLPNDTDVDQGDVLHVTGIRFGTEAAGGTLDAVNAGTDNTNGTLINGQFGQLIIGADGNYTYIIDSSNPTVQGLGPLQFLDEHFTYRVTDLGGQSDLAEIHIIIRGRNDAPHANTDTGTAVEAGGLNNAQPGVDPGGNVIGNDTDLENDALTISAVRTGTLTGTGTTGVVGTSLRGQYGDLVLLPDGTWRYTLDNSLPAVQALRVSGQTLVDVFTYTESDAFGATSSAELQITIDGRNDTPVAQDDGNTALEAGGVNNGTPGTNATGNVLDNDTDVDSVANGESKQVLSVSAQNGQSSGAGQVLVGLYGQLTLNADGTYTYIIDNSNPQVQALRTAANTLSETFTYRMSDTFGATSDARLTIVIQGANDAPVAQNDSAVASDQTPAPQATGNVLPNDTDVDANDGLQVVAVRTGSEAGTGTAGVIGQPILGLYGTLVLNADGSYTYTIDQSNPAVLAAAGLGQVLQDVFTYTINDINGASDQAELVINLDIATPFIPAPQDDFFDNDPNNRSNRNGVLRLPDPTPAIFITPVVEREARALEVSSWNAGGSNLRIASVGEFTNESTGAGLGLVPGQYVSQAVRESRLESDLDLAWILGRQGRTSLSADGLLSDPSLFTLESAHMTQGPAQTEKPAEPRQARGFSAQLRTAANRLNPINREPRNPSN is encoded by the coding sequence ATGTCAGAAACACCGCGTCTGTTTTCAGGTCTGCACTTGCGTCCACAACGTCAGGCTCTGGCACTGGAGCCACGGATTCTGTTCGACGGTGCCGCCGCGTCGGCGGCTGCCGACCAGCATCACAGCAACCCCGTCGACGCCGCTCACCCGGCCACGGACCCGGCTGCCACGCCCGCCACGCCGACCGAAGCCCGTCCTGCCACCGAGCCGGCCCCCTCGGCCGCGCGCAGCCTGCTGGTGATCGACAGCCGCATCGAAAACCGTGAGCAACTGATGGCGCAACTGCCGGGGAACGTCACGGCTATTGTGGTCAACGCCGGTGAAGACGGCCTGGCGGCAATCTCCGCGGCCTTGGCACAACTGGGCAAGGTCGATTCGATCCAGGTGCTGTCCCACGGCGCCTCCGGGCAATTCACCCTGGGCAACCGCACCATCACCGCCGACAACGTCGACCAGCTTGGCAAGACTCTCGAACAATGGCGCAACAACCTGACCCAGGGCGCTGATATCCAGCTTTATGGTTGCGACATCGGTGCAGGCGTCGCCGGCAGAACCCTGGTCACCGAAATCGCCCGCTGGACCGGTGCCGATGTCGGAGCCTCCAGCAATGACACCGGCAGCGCCAAGGCCGGCGGCGACTGGACCCTGGAAACCAGAGTCGGTGATATCGACAAGAGCATCGCCCTGAGCAGCGTGGCCATGGCCCATTTCGACGGCTTGCTGGCCGACGCCGCGCCCACCGTGACCCTGCCCGCCGCCGGCAGCGATGTGCTGCTGGGTGACAACTTCAGCTTTACTGTCAATTTCAACAACACCTCCACCCAACCCGGTTTCGCGCCCTTCATCAATCTGGCGCTGCCGGCCACCGGCAAGGATGGCGACGACGGGGTCAACTTCATCTCCGCCACCTACCTGGGACAAAACCTGGTCACCCATACGGTGACGTTCGACGCGGCCGGCAACGCGACCCACCCTCTGGCAAAAGACGCCAACGGTAACTTCCTGATCATCAACGCGGCGTCTTTCGGCATGCGCGCCGGCGACAAGTTGGTGGTCATCGAACTGCCCTTTGCCAGTGTCACCAATCAGCAGCCAATCATCCCGGTGCAGATCACCGCCAGTCTGAGCAATCTCGCCGATACCGACTTCTCCAATGGCAGCCCGGACTTGACCATCCGCGCCAGCGGCGGCTTCCAGTTCGGCAACGATGCACTGGACAACCCGACTAACGACCCGAGCCTGATCCAGGTCGGCGGCGCGGCCTTCGTGGTACACCCGACCGTCATCACCTTTGACGAGACCATCACCACCCCCGAAGGCGAAACCGCCACCGGGCCGAACTACGGCCGCACCCTCACGGTGACCGTGACACCCGCGCCGGGCCAGACGCTGTCCCATGTCATCGTCACCCAACCGCTGCCAGACAACATCCAGGTCACGGCCATCACCCCAGGCCCTGGCGGGCGCCTGACCTCGATCACGCTGCATGACGGCACGGTGGTCACCGATCCGGTGGCCATCGCCGCGCTGATCGCATCCGATACCGTGTACATCAATTCTTTTACCGTCGAATACGACAGCCTGACCGCCGCCACCAACACCCAGGTGGCGTTCTACGTACCGGAAGTCGACGCCAACGGCCAGGCGATCATCAACCCGGTCACGGGCGACGCCGTCACCATCACCCTCGGCGCACCGACCGCCAGCGGCCAATGGGCACCGCTGGACCCGCGCGACGTAGTGGCGCCCAATACCACCATCGACTTCACCGGCACCGGTCGCCCCACCGACTTCATCGCCAAGTCCATCACCCTGCTCAAACAGGTGACCCTGCAAACCGACATCGGCCAGACCGGCATCACCCCCGGCGATACGCTGCAGTACACCCTGAACCTGGCGATTTCCGACTACTTCGCCTTCGGCAAGGACTTCTTCAACGAGGGCCAACTGGTCATTCGCGACCAGCTCAGCGATGGGCAAACCCTCACCGGCACACCGACCCTGACTGTGACCCTCAACGGCGTGCCGCAAACCATCACCCTGGTGACCACCACGGTGGTCAATGCCGATGGCAGCACGTCGATGGTTTTCGACATCGCCCAGTCGCTGCGCAATGCCTTCTCAAATATTCGCGGCTGGCTCAATGGCGACCTGGCTTTCGATGACACCCTGGAAGGCGCGGTGCTGGCAGTGCTCAGCTATTCGGCCGTTGTCGGCCAGACCTACAAGCCGCCATCGGGCGCGCCCCACAGCGAAATCAACGAAGGCGACGAGATCGGCAACACGGCCGTGGTCGATGGCACGCTGCTGCAAGACATCTTCAACCTGACCGGGCAAAGCGAAACCGATGGTTCGGCCACCACCAGCGTGATCCCGACCAACACCGTCGACATCAATATCGTCGAGGTCAACAACGGCACGCCACCTGCCAGCGGCGAATTGCGCCCAGGCGATGAAGTGACCTTCGAGCTCACTTACGACCTGGTGACCGGCGACTACGAGCAGTTCAAGCTCACCGCCTATCTGCCGCTGCCGTTGTTCGACGTGACGGGCGTGACCTGGGCCAATGGCAGCGATCCCAACCAATGGCAGATCGGCCCCGGCAACACCAATGCCGGTGGCGTGCTCACCGTGACCAGCGCCGCCGGCAACTCGGTGGTGTTCGATTTCGGCAGCTTCGTCACCGCCGACACCACCGGCAGCCGCATCGTCGTGCGCTTTACCGTGCGCGTCGGCGACCAGCCGTTCGCCGACCAGCGCTCGCTGGATGTACTGGCGCAATCGAGCCAGCAAACCACCCTCACCGACCGCACCCTGATTTCCTCGGACGTGGTGGCCATCGTCTCGGTGGCCGAACCGGTACTGGCGATCAAGCACGGCGTGGTGTCCAGCACCAATGGCACCGTCAGCAACACCACCGGCAGCTGGAATGCCCCCGGCACCACCGGCGTGCCGTTCAATGGCAGCGTGACCGATCTGGCGGCGGTGGACGGCAACATCACCGGCATCGACGGCGGCGACACCCTGCGCCTGGTCACGGCCATCGAAAACACCGGTGGCGGCGGCGCGTTCGACGTCACCACCAGCATTACCCTGCCCACCGGCCTGAGCTTCGTTGGCGGCAGCCTGGCCGCTGCCAACCTGCAGATTTATCGCGGCGACGGCACCGCGCTGGTACTGGGCGTGGACTACAGCGTCAACGGCAACCAGATCACCTTCCTCGATGCCGGTGGCCAGGCCACCCTGCTCGCCGGTCGCAGCGGCACCGCCGCCGACACCAGCGGCGCCAACCTGGTGGTGATCAGTTACGACGTGGTGGTCAGCTCCACCATCGAAGCCAGCCGCAGCCTGCAAAGCACCGCGACCCTGAGCAATTACGCCAGCGTCAACAATGGCACCGACTTCACCCCCACCGACCTGACCGACCTGTCCAGCCAACAGGTGGCGGCACCGGTGATCACCAAAGTGTTCGCCGACGGCACCCTCGATAACGGCGATTCCAGCGCCACCCACACCACCGGCAGCGACCTGGTGATCGGCGAAAGCATGCGCTACGACATCGTCGTCACCCTGCCCGAAGGCAGCACGCAAACCCTGCGCATCGACGACCTGATCCCGCCGGGCATGCGCCTGGACACCACCTTCAACGGCGGCCTGGGTTACCAGATCATCACCACTCGCGCCGGCAGTGGCGCCCTGGGCGCCGACTTTGCCGGCAGCATCGTGGTCAGCGGTTTTGCAGGTCAAGGCGGCACTTTGGGCGACGACGGCGTGGATGCACGCTGGACCTTCAGCGTGTCCGGCGCCACCGCCGACAACCAGACCGGCAACAACACCTTCGTGATTCGCCTGCAACTGGTGGCCAACAACGTGATCGCCAACCAGGCCAACAAGGCGCTGCAGAACAGCGCGCAACTGACCTTCAGCGACCCGGACAGCGACACGCCCAACGGCAACGTGGCGGTGGACCGCACCGTCGCGCTCACCGGTGGCCAACCCACGGTGACCGTGCGTGAACCGACCCTGACCGTCACGCAAGTGCTGACCTCGACCTCGGGCCTGGGCGGCTACGACCAGGGCGACACGGTGACCTTCACCATCACCCTGACCAATGGCACCGGCGGCAGCGACTTCAATGCCTTCGACATCACCTTCCTCGACAACCTGCCCACCCAACTGGACAACATCATCCTCACGGGCAAGTTGTATCTAGGGGGCGCGACCAATAACGGCGGCGTGGATTTCGAAATCGTCAACGGCCAGTTGCGCACCGTCAACGGCGCCAACATCGACATCGCCAAGGGCGGCAGCATCGTGTTGAGCCTGTCGGGCGTGGTCAACGCCACGGCAGCGTCGCAGTCCAATTTCGCCAACGTGGCGACCGTGCAATGGACCAGCCTCGACGGCACTCAGGCCGGCGAACGTACCGGCGTCGACGGGCCGCTCAACGGTGGCACGCTCAACGACTATCGCAACAGTTCGGTGCTGGTGGTGCCGGTGGCCCAGGCCATCCAGATCTCCCGGGTCGGCGGCTTGCCTGATACCGCCGCGCCGGCGCCGACCACGGCACCGGTGGAAGCGGTGACCATCGGCGAAGTGATCCGTTATCGCGTGGTGGTGCTGGTGCCGGAAGGCAACAACCCCAACTACCAGATCCAGATCACCCTGGCCAACGGCCTGCAATTCATCTCCCCGGATGCACTGGTCAACGCCTTGCGCATTGGCTTTATTTCCAATGGCGGGTTGGTCAGCGATGCCAACCTGATCGTCGGCGGCACCCTGGCCATCGATGGCAACGAAAACAGCCCCGAAGCCTTGCCGATTACTCCGGACCTGCTGGGCCTGGGCCCGACCGGTGTGTTCGACCCCAGCCGCCTGACCGTGGTCACCAACCCCGACGGCAGCCAGACCATCACCTTCAACCTCGGTAACGTGGTCAACGGCAACGGCACCGATGACGACCTGGAAGGCGTGGTACTGGAGTTCAACGTGCGGGTCGCCAACCAGGCGAGCAACCTCGCCGGTGCCCAGTTGGGCGCCAGTGCCCTGGAGATCGTCAACGGTGCGGGCCGGGCGGCCAGCAACACCATTCTGGAACGCATCGTCGAGCCAAGCTTCAGCGGCCTGGACAAGCAAGTGGTGGCCTTCGATCCGAACCCGACCGGCACCACCGGTACGGCCACGGTGCAATTGAGCTTCACCCAGAACGGCGGCCTGCCGGCGTTCGACGCCCAGGTGGTCGACAACTTTGCCGGCGGCAGCAACTACACCCTGATCAGCGTCACCATCAACGGCACCACCTTCGGGCCGGGCAACCTGCCCGCCGGCGTGACCTTCAGCACCACCGGTGGCCTGAGCGTCAACTTCGATCAGCTGGATGTCGGCGCCCAGATCCAGGTGCGCTATCAAGTCACCCTGCCCAACAACGCGATCGTTGCCAGCAGCAACGCCACCCTGACCTGGAGCAGCCTGCCGGAAGACTTCACCAGTTGGGGCGGCAACAGCGTCGGCATCGATGGCACCATCAATGGCGAGCGCACTGGCAGCACGGTCGGCCCCAACCAGTACATCCTGCGCGACAACGCCGGGCTCGGGGTGATCACCGGTACGTTATGGAACGACACCGCCTCGGCCACCGGCAGCACCGTGCCCGATGGCCCCGGCCTTGCCGGGCAAACCGTGACCCTGACCTGGGCCGGCGCCGACGGGCAACTGGGCACCACCGCCGACAACCTGGTGTTCACCACCGTGACCGACGCCAACGGCCAGTACCATTTCGGCGTGCTGCCCCTGGGTGTATTCCGCATCGATGCACCACCGGGGCTGGTGACCTTCCCGCAACCGGTTGGCGACTTGCGCGTGCGTATCGACAGCGACGGCGGCACCCTCGGGCAGATCACTATCAGCCTGGGCGATGCCGATACCCAGGCGGCGAACGCCGGTTACGTCGAACAGAACGATGCGCCGGTCAACACCCTGCCCGGCACCCAGCAAGGCCTGGAAGACGTGCCGCTGAACATCGGCGGCATCAGCGTCGCGGACGTCGATGTCGACCGTGATCCCAACGTGGCGGACCGCAACATCAGCGTGACCCTGAGCGTGTTGCACGGCACCTTGTCCCTGGGCACCACCCTGCCCGGCGTCACCGTCACCGGCGCCAATACCGCCAGCCTCACCCTCAGCGGCACCCTGGCCGACGTCAATAGCGTGCTGGCGAGCCTGCGCTACCTGGGCAACCAGGACTTCAACGGCACCGACACCCTGACCGTGGTCAGCAATGACCAGGGCAACTTCGGCGACGCCAATGGCGATGGCCTCCCGGGCACTCCCGCCGATGCGCTGACCGACACCGACACCCTGCAAATCATCCTCGCCCCGGTCAACGACCCGCCGATCGGCGTCGATGACGTCGCCACCGCCGTGGAAGCCGGCGGCACCAACAACAACGTGATCGGTGTCGACCCCACCGGCCAGTTGCTGGCCAACGACACTGACGTCGACATCGCCACCAACGCCGACAAGCTGCATGTGTTCTCCGTGGCCTCGGTGAATAACGGCGGCGCACAAACACCCGTGCAAGCCGTGACGGTGATCACCGGCCAGTACGGTCGCCTGATTGTTGGCACCAACGGCGCCTATCAGTACATCGTCGACAACAACAATCCGCTGGTTCAGGCCCTGCGCCTGTCCGGCCAGACCCTGACCGACAGTTTCGACTATGTGCTGGCCGACCTGGCCGGCGCCACCGACATCGCCCGACTGACCGTGACCATCCAGGGCGCCAACGACACCCCGGTGGGGGTTGACGACAACAACGTCGCCATCGAGGCCGGCGGCGTGCGCAATGGCACACCGGGCAGCAATGCCGTGGGCAATGTGCTCACCAACGACACCGACGTCGACACCGTCGCCAATGGCGAAACCAAAACCGTCACCGCCGTGCGCCCGGTTCCCGAAGCCGGTACCGGCCCGATCACGCCGGTCACCGGCCCGACTGTCGTCGCCGGCCTGTACGGCACGCTGACCATCAACACCGACGGCAACTACACCTATGTAATCGATAACAACAACGTCACGGTGCAGCGCCTGAGCGCCGGCGATCAGTTGATCGAGTTCTTCAGCTACCGGGTCACCGATGCCGGTGGCCTCAACGATGTCGCGCAATTGCGCATCGTCATCCAGGGCGCCAACGACAACCCGGTGGCCAGCGACGATGCTGCCGATGCCCAGGCGGCCTCCACCAACGGCAACGCCACCGAGAGCAATCCGACCGGCAACGTGATCCTGTTCCCCAGCCGTCCCGGCACCGTCGACAACGGCATCGATACCGACGTCGATGCAGCGGACCAGCCCAGCGGGCAGTTGCACGTCGATGGCGTGATCAACAAGAGCGAGGCCACGTTCGACCCGGTCAATGACGTGCTGACCGGCGTCACCGCCGGCACCTCCCAGGCCAACGGCACGGTTGTGGTCGGACAGTTTGGCACCCTGCGCATCGGCGCCGACGGTTCGTTCTTCTATGACGTCGACAGCACCAATGCCACGGTTCAGGGCCTGCAAGCCGGACAGACGCTGACCGAGTTCTTTACCTATCGCGTAGTCGATAGCAAGGGGCTGACCGATACCGCGCAACTGGTGATTACCGTGCATGGCGTCAACGATCCGCCCGTGGCACAGAACGTCATCGCGATCGCCACCGAAGCCGGCGGCCTGAACAACGGCACGCCGGGCGTGAATCCGACGGGGGATGTGACGGCCAATGCCTTCGACCCGGATGGCGACCCATTGACCGTCACCTTGATCCGCGCTGGCGCGGAAAGTGCCGGCGGCGCCTCGGTGCCGGTGGTAGCCGGCGGTACGGTGGTCGTCGGCTTGTACGGCACCCTGACCATCAATCCCGACGGCAGCTACAGCTATGTCGTCGATAACAACAATGCGGATGTGCAGGCGCTGCGCCGCAGTACCGACCTGCTGCTCGAACGCTTCACCTACACCATCAGCGATGGCGTCAATCCGAACCCGGAAACCGACACCGCCGAAATCATCGTGTTGATCAGCGGCAAGAACGACAATCCGGTGGCCACCGATGACACGGCCACCGCCATCGAGGCCGGCGGCCTGAACAACAACCAGCCGGGCGTGGACCCTACCGGCAACGTGCTGACCAACGACACCGACGTGGATGGCGGCGAAATCCCCGCCGACCTGCCCGCCCACGATTACGGCGAAACCCGCGCCGTGGCCTCGGTACGCACCGGTGTCGAGGGCTCGACGAGCCCTGACGGAATACTGGGCACCGAACTGCGTGGCGCCTTCGGCTGGCTCACGCTCAACGCCGACGGCAGCTACAGCTATCGCCTGGACAACAGCATGGCGGCCGTACAGGCCCTGCGGGCCGGCAACACTCTGGTCGACAACTTCAACTACAGCGTGATCGATGCCGCGGGCGCGCAGGACATCGCGACCCTGACCATCACCATCCAGGGCGCCAACGACACCCCGGTGGCGCAGAACGACGTCAACACCGCCATCGAAGCCGGCGGCCTGAACAACGCCATACCGGGCATCAATCCCAGCGGCAATGTTCTGGCCAATGACACTGATGTCGATGGCAACGGCGAAGTCCTCAGTGTGATCGGCGTGCGTCAGGGCGCCTCCGTCGGCGTGATCGGTTCCGGCCTGGCCGGTGCTTTCGGCACCCTGACCCTCGGCGCCAATGGCAACTACAGCTACGTGCTGGACAACAGCAACCCGCAGGTCCAGGCCTTGCGCACCAACGGCGACGTGCTGACCGAAACCTTCACCTACCAGATCCGCGACCTGGCCGGCGCCACCAGCACCGCGACCCTGACCATCACCATTCGCGGCAGTAACGACAACCCGCTGGCGGTCGACGACAGCACCGTGGCCGTCGAAGCCGGCGGCACCGCCAATGCCATACCGGGCATCGACCCCACCGGCAATGTGCTGACCAACGATACCGACGTCGATGCCAATGACACCAAGACCGTCACCGACATCCGCACCGGCACCGAAGTCGCCGGCGGCACCTTCACCGGGGTCACCACCAGCCAGGTCCTCAATGGTCTGTACGGCACCCTGACCATCAACGCCAACGGCTCGTACAGCTACGTGGTCAACAACAACCTCGCGGCGGTGCAGGCGCTCAAGGTCGGCGATTCGCTGGTGGAAACATTCACCTACCGCATACGCGACACCGCCGGCGCCACCGACATCGCCCAGCTGAACATCCGCATCGACGGCGCCTGGGATGCGCCGGTGGCCACCAACGATGTCGCGGTGGCCGTGGCGGACAACGGCGCGGGCAACAGCGTCAACCCGACCCGCAACGTGTTGCCCAACGACACCGATGTCGACCAGGGCGATGTGCTGCACGTCACCGGCATTCGCTTCGGTACCGAAGCGGCCGGCGGTACGCTGGATGCGGTCAACGCGGGCACCGACAACACCAACGGCACGTTGATCAACGGCCAGTTCGGGCAACTGATCATCGGCGCCGACGGCAACTACACCTACATCATCGACTCCAGCAACCCGACCGTTCAGGGCCTGGGACCACTGCAGTTCCTCGATGAACACTTCACCTACCGGGTCACCGATCTGGGCGGACAAAGCGACCTGGCGGAAATCCACATCATCATCCGCGGGCGCAATGACGCACCCCATGCCAACACCGATACCGGCACCGCCGTGGAGGCCGGTGGCCTGAACAATGCGCAGCCCGGAGTCGATCCCGGCGGCAACGTCATCGGTAATGACACCGACCTTGAAAACGATGCCCTGACCATTTCCGCAGTGCGCACCGGCACCCTGACCGGCACTGGCACCACGGGCGTGGTCGGCACCTCATTGCGCGGGCAATACGGCGATCTGGTCCTGCTGCCCGACGGCACCTGGCGCTACACCCTGGACAACAGCCTGCCCGCCGTTCAAGCACTGCGTGTCAGCGGCCAGACCCTGGTCGATGTGTTCACCTACACCGAGAGCGACGCCTTTGGCGCCACCTCGAGCGCCGAACTGCAAATCACCATCGACGGGCGCAACGACACCCCAGTCGCCCAGGACGACGGCAACACCGCCCTCGAAGCTGGCGGGGTCAATAACGGCACACCGGGCACCAACGCCACCGGCAACGTGCTGGACAACGACACCGACGTCGACAGCGTGGCCAACGGCGAGAGCAAGCAAGTACTGAGCGTCAGTGCCCAGAACGGCCAGAGCAGTGGCGCAGGCCAGGTGCTGGTCGGCCTTTACGGTCAGCTGACCTTGAACGCCGACGGCACCTACACCTACATAATCGATAACAGCAATCCGCAAGTGCAGGCCCTGCGCACCGCCGCCAACACCCTGAGCGAGACCTTCACCTATCGCATGAGCGATACCTTTGGTGCGACCTCGGATGCACGCCTGACCATCGTCATTCAGGGCGCCAACGACGCACCGGTGGCGCAGAACGACAGCGCCGTAGCCAGCGACCAGACACCTGCGCCGCAGGCCACTGGCAACGTGCTGCCCAACGACACTGATGTGGATGCCAACGACGGCCTGCAAGTGGTTGCCGTGCGCACCGGCAGCGAAGCGGGTACCGGCACGGCCGGGGTGATCGGCCAGCCGATCCTCGGTCTCTACGGCACTCTGGTCCTCAACGCCGACGGCAGCTACACCTACACCATCGACCAGAGCAACCCCGCGGTGCTGGCCGCTGCCGGGCTGGGGCAGGTGCTGCAGGACGTGTTCACCTACACCATCAACGACATCAACGGTGCCAGCGACCAGGCCGAACTGGTGATCAACCTCGACATCGCCACGCCGTTCATCCCGGCGCCGCAGGACGATTTCTTCGACAACGACCCGAACAACCGCAGCAACCGCAACGGCGTCTTGCGCCTGCCGGATCCAACCCCGGCGATCTTCATCACCCCGGTGGTGGAACGCGAAGCTCGGGCACTGGAAGTCTCGAGCTGGAACGCGGGGGGCTCGAACCTGCGCATTGCCAGCGTCGGCGAGTTCACCAACGAGTCGACGGGCGCCGGGCTGGGTCTGGTGCCGGGGCAATACGTGTCCCAGGCGGTGCGTGAAAGCCGTCTGGAAAGCGACCTCGACCTGGCCTGGATTCTGGGCCGCCAGGGCCGTACCAGCCTGAGCGCCGATGGCCTGTTGAGCGATCCGTCGCTGTTCACCCTCGAGAGCGCCCACATGACCCAAGGCCCGGCACAAACCGAGAAACCGGCCGAGCCGCGCCAGGCCCGAGGCTTCAGCGCCCAGTTGCGAACCGCTGCGAACCGTCTGAACCCGATCAATCGAGAACCGCGAAATCCGTCCAATTGA